The genomic DNA CCTCCTGCACCGGGTGCATGGCCGCCGGCGTGCCCAGGCCCTCGACCGTCACCAGCTCGGAATCGTGCAGCGCGGCGAGCGTGACCAGGCAGGAGTTGACGCTCTCGAAGCGGGCGCCCGAGCCGTCCGGGCGAACGAGGAGCACGGCGCACGCGCCGCACTCGCCCTCGGCGCAGCCCTCCTTGGCGGCCAGGAGGCCCTGCTCGCGCAGCCAGCTCAGCAGCGTCGTGTGGGGCCCGGCGGACGTCTCATAGCGCGTGCCGTTGACCGTGATCCGCAGCTGTCCCATGGTGCCTCCCAGGCCCCGCCGTACGTCGCCGTCCAATGCCGTGCAGACCCGCAGGATACGTCCGCGGGCGGGCATGGTTAAGGGCCCCGCCGGGGTGGGCCGCCGGTTATCCATGCGAACGACGACCCCTGAAACTCTCGCAAGAGAGTATTCCCAACTCGCTGCGTAGTTCAAGGAAAACCTGCCGGGCGCGGGGGACGTGGTGGGGAGGGTTCAGGCACCCGGCGTAGCGTGGGCTGACGTGGAGGAATGGACTCGGCCGGTCTGGGCGGCGCGCGAACGCGCGCACCACGCCCGCGTCGACGCGCTCGTGGCCGGGCACCTGGCGCGGCGTGAGGCCGGGGCGCGCCATCCCGTCGAGGACTTCCTCTGGGTGTACTACGCCCATCGGCCCGGCCAGCTGCGGCGCTGGCACCCCGGCGCGGGCATCCTCCTGCGCGACGATGACGACCCGCGGGGGCGCCGCACGTGGCGGCACTACCGCGCCGTGGGCGACGGGGCCGCGGTGGACGTCGAGGCCTACCGGGCCGCCCGCGGCGACTTCGTGCGCTGGGTCGCCCACCTGATGGCCGAGACGGCCCGCCGGCCCGCGACGTACGCGTGCTTCGGCCTGCACGAATGGGCGATGGTCTACGGGCTGGGCGAGGGCGAGCGACGCCACGAGCGGCTCCCGCTGCGCCTCACCCCGGCCCAGACGGACGCCGTGGTGGCCGGGGCCCAGATCCGCTGCAGCCACTTCGACGCCTACCGGTTCTTCACTCCCGACGCCGTACCGCTCAACGAGCTGCGCCCGACCCGCGCGACCCAGGCCGAGCACGAGCAGCCGGGCTGCCTGCACGCGACGATGGACCTCTACAAGTGGGCCTTCAAGCTCACGCCCGCCGTTCCGAGCGACCTGGTCCTCGACTGCCTGGATCTCGCCCTGGCCGCGCGGCGGCTCGACATGGCCGCGAGCCCGTACGACGTACGCGGTTACGGTCTGGAGCCGGTGCCGGTGGAGACGGCGCAGGGTCGCGCCGAGTACGTCGTGCGCCAGCGCGAACTCGTCGTTCGGGGCGAGGCGCTGCGGACCCGGCTGGTGAACGCCTGCGACCGGCTGCTGGCCGGGGCGTGAACACTGCACGAACAGCGCTTTCGAGGCGGGGTGGACACCGCTTGCGTCACCTGGCCGGGTGCGAGCCTTGGGGGCATGCCGTTCGGGCGACACGTTTCCGTGGGGCGCGCCGCCCGCACCGTCGCCGCGCCCGAGCTCGGCCCACCGGCCGCCCCGGCGGAGACTCCGGACGACCCCCGCCTGCGCGGGATGCTCGGCTGGCTCGACGCCCAGCAGGGCCCCCTCAGCATCCTCGGGGTCTGTGCGACCGGCGACCGCCTGGTGGCGGCGGCGCTGGCCCATCACCGCGACGTACGGCGGCTCACGGCGGTCTTCGTCGAGGACGACGCCGAGCGTGCGGTGGCCGCGTCCGGGGCGCTGCGCTCGTTGGCCTTCCCCGGGCTCACCGTGGTGTACGGCGACCCGGGGCTGGCGGACACCTACGCCGGCCGCGTCCCCGCCGATCTCGTGCTGTTCGGCTCGGCGGTCGTGGACGGCAGCCAGGTGCGTCGCCGGGGCCTCGGCGAGGCGCTGCCGACGATGCTCACCCCCGGCGGCCACCTGGCCTGGTGGAGCGCCACCGGCACGCACCTGGCCGCCTGGCAACGCACCTTGGCGATCGCCGGGCTCGACGCCGTGGCGGGCGGCCCGGACTGGGGGTTCTGCCGACTGGTCGATCGGGCGCGAGCGTTGCCGGCGGGGCGCCTCTACCCGTCCGGGCGGCCGGCCTGAGCGGGTCGGGGGCAGGCTTCGGGGTGGCGTCCGCCACCCGACGCCCTCAGACCAGGCGAGTCAACCAGCCGCGGGTGTCTTCCGTGCGGCCGTACTGGAGGTCCAGCAGCATCGTGCGCAGCTTGTGGGTGACCTCGCCGTAGTCGTCGCCGGCGCCGGCCGGGCGGTGATCGCAGGAGCCGCCGTCCCAGCGCAGCTCCCCCACCGGGTTGATGACCGCGGCGGTCCCGCAGGCGAAGATCTCGGTGATCTCCCCCGAGGCCGCCCCGTCCTTCCACTCTTGGATGGCGATGCGGCGCTCCTCGGGCTTCAGGCCCAGCTCCGGGGCGAGCTCCAGGATCGAGCGGCGGGTCACGCC from Austwickia sp. includes the following:
- a CDS encoding 3-methyladenine DNA glycosylase encodes the protein MEEWTRPVWAARERAHHARVDALVAGHLARREAGARHPVEDFLWVYYAHRPGQLRRWHPGAGILLRDDDDPRGRRTWRHYRAVGDGAAVDVEAYRAARGDFVRWVAHLMAETARRPATYACFGLHEWAMVYGLGEGERRHERLPLRLTPAQTDAVVAGAQIRCSHFDAYRFFTPDAVPLNELRPTRATQAEHEQPGCLHATMDLYKWAFKLTPAVPSDLVLDCLDLALAARRLDMAASPYDVRGYGLEPVPVETAQGRAEYVVRQRELVVRGEALRTRLVNACDRLLAGA